From a single Planctellipticum variicoloris genomic region:
- a CDS encoding class I SAM-dependent methyltransferase, with amino-acid sequence MRPSQFTSEIEDALKSETFLMLVLSQPRRNNETAKVTVRPVELKNGLHYQWAERVGSKEKHRNLTASELLQSTREAFPNGFGDAHLYTELVDITARTKGGSLQLKRKPPSKKPALTSHNREKQYIIPVGEPCPFLAEIGVMTPAGDVRPAMYHKFRQINRYLEFLQDVLPALPKDGTLQIVDFGCGKSYLTFAMHHFLTKIHGRAVEIVGLDRKSDVLTHCTGIAERLQCNGLRFAEGDIATYQPTGEVHLAVSLHACDTATDDAIAAALSWGCQVILAVPCCQHELNAKLDRGVLPGLTEYGLLKERFASMATDALRAQFLEVHGYRTQIVEFIELEHTPKNLLIRAVRRAEPHPADSESRREIYDQLKSQLRLETWHLEEAWQRVQPS; translated from the coding sequence GTGCGTCCGTCTCAGTTCACGTCCGAAATTGAAGATGCCCTCAAGTCCGAAACGTTCCTCATGCTGGTCCTCAGCCAGCCCCGCCGGAACAACGAGACGGCGAAAGTCACGGTCCGCCCCGTCGAACTGAAGAACGGACTCCACTACCAGTGGGCCGAACGCGTCGGCTCCAAGGAAAAGCATCGCAATCTGACGGCCTCGGAACTGCTCCAGTCGACCCGGGAAGCCTTCCCCAACGGCTTCGGCGACGCCCATTTGTATACCGAACTGGTCGATATCACCGCCCGGACGAAGGGAGGCTCCCTGCAGCTCAAGCGCAAGCCCCCCTCGAAAAAGCCCGCACTCACCAGCCACAACCGCGAAAAGCAATACATCATCCCGGTCGGCGAGCCCTGCCCGTTCCTCGCCGAGATCGGCGTCATGACCCCCGCGGGCGACGTCCGCCCCGCGATGTACCACAAATTCCGCCAGATCAACCGCTACCTCGAGTTCCTCCAGGACGTCCTCCCGGCTCTCCCCAAAGACGGCACACTGCAAATCGTCGACTTCGGCTGCGGCAAGAGCTATCTCACCTTCGCCATGCATCACTTCCTGACGAAAATCCACGGCCGCGCCGTCGAGATCGTCGGCCTCGATCGCAAGTCGGACGTCCTGACCCACTGCACCGGCATCGCCGAACGTCTGCAATGCAACGGGCTCCGTTTTGCCGAGGGCGATATCGCCACCTACCAGCCGACCGGAGAAGTCCATCTCGCCGTCTCGCTGCACGCCTGCGATACCGCCACCGACGACGCCATCGCCGCCGCCTTGAGCTGGGGCTGCCAGGTAATCCTCGCCGTCCCCTGCTGCCAGCACGAGCTCAACGCCAAACTCGATCGCGGCGTCCTCCCCGGCCTGACCGAATACGGCCTGCTCAAGGAACGCTTCGCGTCGATGGCGACCGACGCCCTGCGGGCGCAGTTCCTCGAAGTCCACGGCTACCGCACACAGATCGTCGAATTCATCGAACTGGAGCACACGCCCAAAAACCTGCTGATTCGCGCCGTCCGCCGCGCCGAACCCCACCCCGCCGACAGCGAATCCCGCCGGGAAATCTACGACCAGCTCAAGTCGCAACTGCGACTCGAAACGTGGCACCTCGAAGAGGCGTGGCAGAGGGTGCAGCCCTCGTAA
- a CDS encoding sulfatase-like hydrolase/transferase: MLRRLFPALLLVASLTPALSAADRPNILWISAEDLSPDLGCYGDAYARTPHLDRFATESVRYTRCFTHAGVCAPSRSGLITGMYPPSIGTQHMRCKGVPPAVVKCFPEYLRQAGYYCTNNSKTDYQFDSPGSAWDESSGKAHWKQRADGQPFFAVFNFTTSHESQARNPSPATQKLITALPDALKHDPAQAVLPPFWPDTSVVRRNYADYADTVSAMDTQVGEVLRELEAAGLADDTIVWFWGDHGRGLTRCKRWLYDSGTHVPLLVRVPEKYRTLVFGDRTPQFSAGSTCDDLVAFVDFAPTMLTLAGVSLPRHFQGQPFLGPEPVAPRQYVYGHRDRMDEAYDCIRMVRDKRFKYLRNFLSQVSYGQDISYMNEMPILKEMRRMHAEGTLAGPPELFFRPTKPVEELFDTEADPDELTNLADRPEHRATLLRFRTELDRWMREIGDTALLPEPMLDELKRPGGVWAVTAAPGIARDIAADGGGRQAYRVYSNTPGASIGWRRNNAGAGNRQTWLLPDAAGRVLLDRDEQIELRAFRLGNKDSEIVPFQPGDEDVAAKPDVAPVHWREALFETGELERAKALKDLELQPGDHTQEYVAALTDSAGSVRWWAVWQLTDGAKALPAVLVSRFEELVTAEQSPAVQILLVQTLLAAGSKSVRLSDLTQRLEDPQDSVGLHAAIALNRLGELARPAIPELRKAVKAGEYVGRVSTTVLEHLGVRP; encoded by the coding sequence ATGCTTCGCCGCCTGTTCCCCGCCTTGCTGCTGGTCGCCAGTCTGACGCCGGCTCTCTCCGCCGCCGACCGGCCCAACATCCTCTGGATCAGCGCCGAAGATCTCAGCCCGGACCTCGGCTGCTACGGCGATGCCTACGCTCGCACGCCGCATCTCGACCGCTTCGCGACGGAATCCGTCCGCTACACGCGCTGCTTCACCCACGCCGGCGTCTGCGCCCCGTCGCGCAGCGGGCTGATCACTGGCATGTATCCCCCCTCCATCGGCACGCAGCACATGCGCTGCAAGGGCGTCCCCCCGGCGGTCGTCAAATGCTTCCCCGAATATCTCCGCCAGGCGGGCTACTATTGCACGAACAACTCCAAGACCGACTACCAGTTCGATTCCCCCGGCTCCGCCTGGGACGAGAGCAGCGGCAAAGCCCACTGGAAGCAACGGGCCGACGGTCAGCCCTTCTTCGCCGTCTTCAACTTCACAACTTCCCACGAAAGCCAGGCCCGCAATCCCAGTCCCGCGACGCAGAAGCTGATCACCGCCCTGCCGGACGCTCTGAAACACGATCCCGCCCAGGCCGTATTGCCCCCCTTCTGGCCGGATACGTCCGTCGTCCGCCGGAATTACGCCGACTACGCCGATACGGTCTCCGCGATGGACACCCAGGTCGGCGAAGTCCTGCGCGAACTGGAAGCCGCCGGGCTGGCCGACGACACTATCGTCTGGTTCTGGGGCGATCACGGCCGGGGTCTGACCCGCTGCAAGCGCTGGCTCTACGACTCCGGAACCCACGTCCCCCTGCTGGTCCGCGTCCCGGAAAAATATCGCACGCTCGTCTTCGGCGACCGGACTCCTCAATTCTCGGCCGGTTCCACCTGCGATGATCTGGTCGCCTTTGTCGACTTCGCTCCGACGATGCTGACGCTCGCCGGCGTGTCCCTTCCCAGGCATTTCCAGGGTCAGCCGTTCCTTGGCCCCGAGCCGGTCGCTCCGCGGCAGTACGTCTACGGGCATCGCGACCGGATGGACGAGGCCTACGACTGCATCCGCATGGTCCGCGACAAGCGATTCAAGTACCTCCGCAACTTCCTGTCACAGGTCTCCTACGGGCAGGACATCTCCTACATGAACGAGATGCCGATCCTCAAGGAGATGCGCCGCATGCACGCCGAGGGAACGCTCGCCGGACCGCCGGAGCTCTTCTTCCGCCCCACGAAGCCGGTGGAAGAGTTGTTCGATACCGAGGCCGATCCCGACGAACTGACCAACCTCGCCGACCGCCCCGAGCACCGCGCGACGCTGCTCCGCTTCCGCACGGAGCTCGACCGCTGGATGCGCGAGATCGGCGACACCGCCCTCCTCCCCGAACCGATGCTCGACGAACTCAAACGACCGGGCGGGGTCTGGGCGGTCACCGCCGCACCGGGCATTGCGCGGGACATCGCCGCGGACGGCGGCGGACGCCAGGCCTATCGCGTCTATTCCAATACACCCGGCGCCTCGATCGGCTGGCGGCGCAATAACGCAGGGGCCGGCAATCGCCAGACCTGGCTCCTCCCTGACGCGGCTGGCCGCGTGCTGCTGGACCGCGATGAACAGATCGAGCTGCGCGCCTTCCGACTCGGCAACAAAGACAGCGAGATCGTCCCGTTCCAGCCGGGCGACGAGGACGTCGCCGCGAAGCCGGATGTCGCACCGGTCCACTGGCGGGAAGCTCTGTTCGAGACCGGCGAACTAGAGCGTGCAAAAGCCCTCAAGGATCTCGAACTTCAACCGGGCGATCACACGCAGGAATACGTCGCCGCACTGACCGACTCCGCCGGCTCCGTCCGCTGGTGGGCCGTCTGGCAGCTCACCGACGGCGCGAAAGCCCTTCCCGCAGTCCTCGTATCAAGGTTCGAGGAACTGGTCACCGCCGAACAGTCTCCGGCGGTCCAGATTCTGCTGGTTCAGACGTTACTGGCGGCTGGTTCGAAGTCGGTCCGGCTCAGCGATCTGACGCAGCGCCTCGAAGATCCCCAGGACAGCGTCGGCCTCCACGCCGCCATCGCCCTGAACCGCCTCGGCGAACTTGCCCGCCCGGCGATTCCCGAATTGCGGAAGGCGGTCAAAGCCGGCGAGTACGTCGGGCGCGTGTCGACGACCGTGCTGGAACACCTGGGCGTCAGACCGTAA
- a CDS encoding tetratricopeptide repeat protein: MRQRATFSGVSAAGLCVVLLSGCGITSAVTNKVTSVIEKPKREEETKYSMARLHERNSNVRQAEELLLELHQKYPKKPEYAHRLANVYARTDNFVEAEKFYVIAQKLNPNNVDIYTDRGYAALLEGDYTKAEKLLKEALDRKPNDTRAANNMGMVLAFQGQSDEALRYFRRSTSEAEALCNLAYVHVQRGEGDQAMRRYNQALSIDPNLKVAANGLTQLAEARQRMESAQQVAGRGKAAPLPERATAPSPAPRASREVVPVSAEEKNPPVSRTRPNRGPSVPVRPAVEETPELNFEVEDVEEADEAPGRASVKKIPELQREWEMPDRVETASRPRPAATKSRAEARETSTAETASWKSETKKNIIRPVDFSAESGLGGFSDPDDEEEDRGDSADEPAPKRTDAPRKTGASKPWWQD; this comes from the coding sequence ATGCGTCAGCGCGCGACTTTCAGCGGTGTGTCGGCAGCGGGGCTCTGTGTGGTGCTGTTGTCCGGCTGTGGCATTACGAGCGCAGTGACCAACAAAGTCACGAGCGTGATCGAGAAGCCGAAACGCGAGGAAGAGACCAAGTACAGCATGGCCCGGCTGCACGAGCGGAATTCCAACGTGCGGCAGGCGGAGGAGCTGCTTCTCGAACTGCACCAGAAGTATCCCAAGAAGCCCGAGTATGCCCATCGTCTGGCGAACGTCTATGCGCGGACGGACAACTTCGTCGAGGCCGAGAAGTTCTACGTCATCGCTCAGAAGCTGAATCCGAACAACGTCGACATCTATACCGACCGGGGTTACGCGGCGCTGCTGGAGGGGGACTACACTAAGGCCGAGAAATTGCTGAAGGAGGCTCTCGACCGGAAGCCGAACGATACGCGGGCCGCGAACAATATGGGGATGGTGCTGGCGTTTCAGGGGCAGTCCGACGAAGCGTTGCGTTATTTCCGCCGGTCGACTTCGGAGGCTGAAGCGCTGTGCAACCTGGCGTACGTGCACGTGCAGCGCGGCGAAGGGGATCAGGCGATGCGGCGTTACAACCAGGCGCTGTCGATCGATCCCAACCTGAAGGTGGCGGCGAACGGATTGACACAGCTTGCCGAAGCCCGTCAGCGGATGGAATCCGCCCAGCAGGTTGCCGGTCGCGGCAAGGCGGCGCCTCTTCCGGAGCGTGCGACGGCTCCATCTCCCGCTCCGCGTGCCAGTCGGGAGGTCGTCCCGGTTTCCGCGGAGGAGAAAAATCCGCCGGTGTCGCGGACGCGGCCGAACCGCGGGCCGTCCGTTCCAGTGCGTCCGGCCGTCGAGGAGACGCCCGAATTGAACTTTGAAGTGGAAGATGTCGAAGAGGCGGACGAGGCCCCTGGTCGGGCATCGGTGAAGAAGATTCCCGAGCTGCAGCGCGAATGGGAGATGCCGGATCGCGTGGAAACCGCGTCCAGGCCCCGACCGGCAGCGACGAAGTCGCGCGCGGAAGCTCGGGAAACATCAACGGCTGAGACCGCGTCGTGGAAGTCGGAGACGAAGAAGAACATCATCCGCCCCGTCGACTTCAGCGCGGAGAGTGGTCTGGGAGGCTTCAGCGATCCGGACGATGAAGAAGAAGACCGCGGAGATTCCGCGGACGAACCAGCTCCGAAGCGGACGGATGCCCCGCGGAAGACGGGGGCGAGCAAGCCCTGGTGGCAGGATTAA
- a CDS encoding ABC transporter ATP-binding protein: MSSVSTANPPGWASLPESLQAPAQSLLQPGEQPLACLVVDVDPTRHFRETILLLTDRRLLSTPVSPSGVLELSAADWPLADIVRLKTFDRGGLGTLELLGESSQLAVWHYTIGHGPQVLALIEQLEQLKHPADEQSAPGDSTEPPEAETFESPPDTRALFRLAQFAWPHGQWILVGLLLSIGGTIASLVPPALVKPLMDDILAPAQTVIEARQAAQAAGLPAPDAPAIPFGSAGWYLSGLFLAAAAAWILNWAQAAVLAAVSERVTADMRNRTYSHLQKLSLEYFGGKRTGDLMSRVSTDTDRLCSFMGDSLVDFIADALLVVGTAVVLLWWDPRLAIVSLLPFPFISWLMYKSRQHLQHGFQSSSRAWGQMTSVLADTIPGIRVVKAFAQEGREIDRFAQANEVVVQANMRVNAVWTFFWPMIGFFNRMGVLVVWACGVWLVYRNFLAGGTDNMTVGDLVAFVAYITQFYGRLEMMSRFVNSSERAAASAQRIFEVLDRVSSVPEPARPIPLARLNGELEFRGVGFRYGNRKVMHDLTLKIAPGEMIGLVGHTGAGKSTLINLVCRFFDVAEGAILADGVDIRSYRIQDFRRNVGIVLQEPFLFFGTIAENIAYGRPDATRAEIIAAAQAARAHQFILQLPDGYDSLVGERGQSLSGGERQRISIARALLIDPRILILDEATSAVDTQTEREIQEALQNLIHGRTTIAIAHRLSTLRQADRIVVLDRGRIVEVGTHEELLAHAGVYAGLHRAQQELTRDIGL, encoded by the coding sequence TTGAGCAGTGTTTCCACGGCGAATCCCCCCGGCTGGGCCAGTCTCCCCGAGTCCCTGCAGGCCCCGGCCCAAAGTCTGCTCCAGCCCGGCGAACAGCCGTTGGCCTGCCTCGTCGTCGACGTCGATCCGACCCGCCACTTCCGCGAGACCATCCTCCTCCTGACCGATCGCCGGCTCCTCAGCACGCCAGTCTCTCCGTCGGGCGTCCTGGAATTGTCCGCCGCCGATTGGCCCCTTGCCGACATCGTCCGTTTGAAAACATTTGACCGCGGCGGCCTCGGAACCCTCGAACTCCTCGGCGAGTCCTCCCAACTGGCCGTCTGGCACTACACCATCGGCCACGGCCCTCAAGTCCTGGCCCTCATCGAACAGCTCGAACAGCTCAAGCACCCCGCCGACGAACAGTCCGCCCCGGGCGATTCCACAGAACCCCCGGAGGCGGAGACGTTCGAATCCCCGCCGGACACGCGGGCCTTGTTCCGCCTCGCACAGTTCGCCTGGCCCCACGGCCAATGGATCCTCGTCGGCCTGCTCCTGTCGATCGGCGGCACGATCGCCAGCCTCGTCCCTCCGGCGCTCGTGAAGCCGTTGATGGACGACATCCTCGCCCCCGCCCAGACCGTCATCGAAGCCCGTCAGGCCGCCCAGGCGGCCGGCCTGCCCGCCCCCGACGCGCCGGCCATCCCCTTTGGCTCGGCCGGCTGGTATCTCTCGGGGCTGTTCCTCGCCGCCGCCGCCGCATGGATCCTCAACTGGGCTCAAGCCGCCGTCCTCGCCGCGGTCAGCGAGCGCGTCACCGCCGACATGCGCAATCGCACCTACTCGCATCTGCAGAAGCTGTCGCTCGAATACTTCGGCGGCAAGCGGACCGGCGATCTCATGTCCCGCGTCAGCACTGACACCGACCGCCTCTGCTCGTTCATGGGTGACAGCCTCGTCGACTTCATCGCCGACGCCCTCCTCGTCGTCGGCACCGCCGTCGTGCTCCTCTGGTGGGACCCCCGTCTGGCCATCGTCTCGCTGCTGCCGTTCCCCTTCATCTCGTGGCTGATGTACAAGTCCCGCCAGCACCTGCAGCACGGCTTTCAGTCCAGCAGCCGGGCCTGGGGCCAGATGACCAGCGTTCTCGCCGACACCATCCCCGGCATCCGCGTCGTCAAAGCCTTCGCCCAGGAAGGCCGCGAAATCGACCGCTTCGCCCAGGCCAACGAAGTCGTCGTCCAGGCCAACATGCGCGTCAACGCCGTCTGGACGTTCTTCTGGCCCATGATCGGCTTCTTCAACCGGATGGGCGTCCTCGTCGTCTGGGCCTGCGGCGTCTGGCTCGTCTATCGCAACTTCCTCGCCGGCGGGACCGACAACATGACCGTCGGCGACCTGGTCGCCTTCGTCGCCTACATCACCCAGTTCTACGGCCGGCTGGAGATGATGAGCCGGTTCGTCAATTCCTCCGAACGGGCCGCCGCCAGCGCCCAACGGATTTTCGAAGTCCTCGACCGCGTCTCCAGCGTCCCCGAGCCCGCCCGCCCCATCCCACTCGCGCGGCTCAACGGCGAACTCGAATTCCGCGGCGTCGGATTCCGCTACGGCAACCGCAAGGTCATGCACGACCTCACGCTCAAAATCGCCCCGGGGGAAATGATCGGCCTCGTCGGCCACACCGGCGCCGGCAAGAGCACCCTCATCAACCTCGTCTGCCGCTTCTTCGACGTCGCCGAAGGCGCCATCCTCGCCGATGGCGTCGATATCCGCTCCTACCGCATTCAGGACTTCCGCCGGAATGTCGGCATCGTCCTCCAGGAGCCCTTCCTGTTCTTCGGCACGATCGCCGAGAACATCGCCTACGGTCGTCCCGACGCCACCCGCGCCGAGATCATCGCCGCCGCCCAGGCCGCCCGCGCGCACCAGTTCATCCTGCAACTCCCCGACGGCTACGATTCCCTCGTCGGCGAACGGGGCCAGTCCCTTTCGGGGGGCGAACGTCAGCGGATCAGCATCGCCCGCGCGTTGCTGATCGACCCGCGGATTCTGATTCTCGACGAAGCCACCTCCGCTGTCGATACGCAGACCGAGCGGGAGATTCAGGAAGCGCTGCAGAACCTGATTCACGGCCGGACCACGATCGCCATCGCCCACCGCCTGAGCACGCTCCGCCAGGCCGACCGCATCGTCGTCCTCGACCGCGGCCGGATCGTCGAAGTCGGCACGCACGAAGAGCTGCTGGCCCACGCCGGCGTCTATGCCGGCCTGCACCGCGCCCAGCAGGAACTGACGCGGGACATCGGGTTGTAA
- a CDS encoding RNA polymerase sigma factor: MEEARLGNRESFGQLVLRYERRLLRVILQLVHRRDVAEDLAQETFLRAYQRLDQFDPARRFGPWLFQIGVNLTLDHLRRQKRRGWWLLFSERDAERSVDPGMDDPREAMDTKQEVNAVLQQLPESYRTVLILRDLENFSTSEIAAILKRTESTIRWRLSEARAKFQEIWQRRQESSPKGLESGAPATPVESHRDSRRRKSDE; the protein is encoded by the coding sequence GTGGAAGAGGCGCGCCTGGGGAACCGGGAGTCCTTTGGCCAGTTGGTGTTGCGCTATGAGCGCCGGCTGTTGCGGGTCATTCTGCAACTCGTCCACCGTCGGGATGTCGCCGAGGATCTGGCTCAGGAAACTTTCCTGCGAGCCTATCAGCGTCTGGATCAGTTCGATCCGGCGCGTCGGTTTGGCCCGTGGCTGTTTCAGATCGGCGTGAACCTGACGCTGGATCATCTCCGCCGCCAGAAGCGGCGGGGATGGTGGCTTTTGTTCAGTGAGCGGGATGCCGAGCGGTCTGTGGATCCGGGGATGGACGATCCCCGCGAGGCCATGGATACCAAGCAGGAGGTCAACGCGGTCCTGCAGCAGTTGCCCGAGAGTTATCGGACGGTTTTGATTCTGAGGGACCTGGAGAATTTCTCGACGTCGGAAATTGCGGCGATTTTGAAGCGGACCGAGTCGACGATTCGCTGGCGGCTGTCGGAGGCACGCGCCAAGTTTCAGGAAATCTGGCAGCGCCGTCAGGAGAGTTCGCCCAAGGGCTTGGAATCTGGTGCGCCGGCGACTCCGGTCGAATCCCATCGAGATTCTCGACGGCGGAAATCGGACGAATAG
- a CDS encoding serine/threonine protein kinase — protein MAARKIGPFELGDRLGVGGMGIVYRAVYTKTGTPVAIKVLSPDLSDDAQLQARFEREIAILKKLQHPNIVKYYGGGKFGAQRFYAMELVQGGALERLLKEKRQLPWEQVVEFGMQIAKALEHAHAAGVVHRDLKPANLLLTPEGTLKLTDFGIARDTQATALTAAGRTVGTYAYMAPEQIRGKPPVDRKTDLYALGCVLFEMLAGETPFSGSQQGEVLMAHLQEEPPRVTSLARTCPQWLEDLIFNLLEKNPDDRPYDALQVQVALEDGLKSTTQATVLQPTIDGGPQPGTAAQTGEKPRKKKRKKGSKASLETPFYERAWFLGLCLLLLVGGVFWLMQPLSEAQLIARAEPLMASADESNWITARDSYLNPLLKRFPDGDAARKARDHLDKLEMAQAERRAGIKAKSLDEADNEAQRLYIEASRYEVNGDRISQLEKYRSMLELLKDKVNDSGSRPYLLLAQRKIQQIEAAGTDSVDRLAIVKGMLDKAEEKLAASDKLGAQAIWRSIEKLYSGNQELEAEVEQARARLQGK, from the coding sequence ATGGCTGCGCGTAAGATCGGACCGTTCGAACTGGGAGATCGCCTCGGCGTGGGCGGGATGGGGATCGTGTACCGCGCGGTCTACACGAAAACCGGCACGCCGGTCGCCATCAAAGTTCTATCACCCGACCTCTCCGACGACGCGCAGCTTCAGGCCCGCTTCGAACGTGAAATCGCGATCCTCAAAAAGCTGCAGCATCCGAACATCGTCAAGTACTACGGCGGCGGAAAGTTCGGGGCTCAACGATTCTACGCGATGGAGCTTGTTCAGGGGGGCGCCCTCGAACGACTTCTGAAAGAAAAACGGCAGCTCCCCTGGGAGCAAGTCGTCGAGTTTGGCATGCAGATCGCCAAAGCTCTCGAACACGCCCATGCCGCCGGAGTCGTCCACCGCGACCTCAAGCCGGCCAATCTGCTGCTGACACCAGAGGGGACGCTCAAGCTCACCGACTTCGGCATCGCCCGCGACACGCAGGCCACCGCCCTCACCGCCGCCGGACGAACCGTCGGGACTTACGCCTATATGGCCCCCGAGCAAATTCGCGGCAAGCCCCCGGTCGACCGCAAGACCGATCTCTACGCCCTGGGCTGCGTGCTGTTCGAAATGCTCGCCGGCGAAACCCCGTTCAGCGGAAGCCAGCAGGGCGAAGTCCTGATGGCCCACCTGCAGGAGGAGCCCCCCCGCGTCACCTCGCTCGCCCGAACCTGTCCGCAGTGGCTGGAAGACCTGATCTTCAATCTGCTGGAGAAGAACCCGGACGACCGCCCCTACGACGCCCTGCAGGTGCAGGTCGCTCTGGAAGACGGGCTCAAGAGCACCACGCAGGCTACTGTGCTGCAGCCGACGATCGACGGCGGTCCGCAACCCGGAACGGCCGCGCAGACCGGCGAGAAGCCCAGGAAAAAGAAGAGAAAGAAAGGCTCGAAAGCCAGCCTCGAGACCCCGTTCTACGAGCGCGCCTGGTTCCTGGGGCTTTGCCTGTTGCTGCTGGTCGGCGGCGTCTTCTGGCTGATGCAGCCCCTCAGCGAAGCGCAGCTCATCGCCAGAGCCGAACCCCTCATGGCGTCCGCGGACGAGTCAAATTGGATCACCGCCCGCGACTCGTATCTCAACCCGCTCCTGAAACGGTTCCCGGACGGGGACGCGGCCCGGAAGGCGCGGGACCATCTCGACAAGCTGGAAATGGCCCAGGCCGAACGACGGGCCGGCATCAAGGCCAAGTCGCTCGACGAAGCCGACAACGAAGCCCAGCGACTCTACATCGAAGCCAGCCGCTATGAGGTCAACGGCGACCGGATCAGCCAGCTCGAAAAATACCGCAGCATGCTCGAACTGCTGAAGGACAAGGTCAACGATTCCGGCAGCCGCCCCTATCTGCTCCTCGCCCAGCGCAAGATCCAGCAGATCGAAGCCGCCGGAACCGACTCCGTCGACCGGCTGGCCATCGTCAAAGGAATGCTCGACAAAGCCGAAGAAAAGCTCGCCGCCAGCGACAAACTCGGCGCTCAGGCCATCTGGCGGAGTATCGAAAAACTCTACTCCGGCAACCAGGAACTAGAAGCGGAAGTCGAGCAGGCCCGCGCCCGCCTGCAAGGCAAGTAG
- a CDS encoding glucose-6-phosphate isomerase — protein sequence MGDGATGWQRYLGSLIVDRELGFTLDVSRVRFTDADLAPLLPRMQSALQAMERLEGGAIANADENRMVGHYWLRSPDKAPTLEITAEIEATLADILDFAKRVHSGELRGSGGTFRHVLQVGIGGSALGPQFVAQALGSADDPLTLSFVDNTDPDGIDQVLASLRGKLGETLVVVVSKSGGTPETRNGQLEIESAYRHAGIDFSRHAVAVTQEGSKLHKTAVAGRWLATFPMWDWVGGRTSVLSAVGLLPAALQGLPVEDLLRGAARMDELTRRTDVLQNPAALLAMMWYHITGGCGLKDMVVLPYKDRLLLFSRYLQQLVMESLGKEFDRQGNTVQQGIAVYGNKGSTDQHAYVQQLRDGIANFFVTFIEVLADRTSPQLAVDGIRTSLEVEPGITSGDYLTGLLLGTREALAEKGRDSITITVNDVSGESIGALIALYERAVGLYAEVIDINAYHQPGVEAGKKAAARVLEVQSKAVAHLQKVQEWQTAEQVAAAIGEPGQVEWVYKILEHLSANPGRGVKRTWMVSPAEETFKVG from the coding sequence ATGGGCGACGGGGCGACCGGCTGGCAGCGATATTTGGGTTCGCTGATTGTGGACCGCGAGCTGGGGTTCACGCTGGATGTGAGCCGGGTCCGGTTTACGGATGCGGATCTGGCGCCGTTGCTGCCGCGGATGCAGAGTGCGTTGCAGGCGATGGAGCGGCTGGAAGGGGGGGCAATCGCCAACGCCGACGAGAACCGGATGGTCGGGCACTACTGGCTGCGATCGCCGGACAAGGCCCCGACGCTCGAGATCACGGCGGAGATTGAGGCGACGCTGGCGGACATTCTGGACTTTGCAAAGCGAGTGCATTCCGGCGAGCTGCGCGGATCGGGCGGGACCTTCCGGCACGTGTTGCAGGTGGGGATTGGCGGCTCGGCGCTGGGTCCGCAGTTTGTGGCTCAGGCGCTCGGTTCCGCCGACGATCCTCTGACGCTATCGTTCGTGGACAATACCGATCCGGACGGGATCGACCAGGTGCTGGCCAGCTTGCGGGGAAAGCTCGGCGAAACGCTGGTGGTCGTCGTCAGCAAGTCGGGCGGGACGCCGGAAACGCGGAACGGGCAACTGGAGATCGAGTCGGCGTATCGGCACGCGGGGATCGATTTCAGCCGCCATGCCGTGGCGGTCACGCAGGAAGGGAGCAAGCTGCACAAGACGGCGGTCGCCGGGCGCTGGCTGGCGACGTTTCCGATGTGGGACTGGGTCGGTGGTCGGACGTCGGTGCTGTCGGCAGTGGGGCTGCTGCCGGCGGCGCTGCAGGGACTGCCGGTTGAAGACCTGCTCCGCGGTGCGGCGCGGATGGATGAGCTGACGCGTCGCACGGATGTGCTGCAGAACCCCGCTGCGTTGCTCGCGATGATGTGGTATCACATCACTGGGGGCTGCGGTCTGAAGGACATGGTGGTGCTGCCCTACAAGGACCGGCTGCTGCTGTTCAGCCGGTACTTGCAGCAGCTTGTGATGGAGTCGCTGGGGAAGGAATTCGATCGGCAGGGCAACACTGTGCAGCAGGGGATTGCGGTCTACGGGAACAAAGGCTCGACCGATCAGCACGCTTATGTGCAGCAGCTCCGCGACGGGATCGCAAACTTCTTTGTGACGTTCATCGAGGTTCTCGCCGACCGGACGAGTCCGCAGCTTGCGGTGGATGGAATCCGCACCAGCCTCGAAGTGGAGCCGGGGATTACGTCGGGCGATTACCTGACCGGGCTGCTGCTGGGGACTCGGGAGGCGCTGGCGGAGAAGGGGCGGGATTCGATCACGATTACCGTCAACGATGTCAGCGGCGAAAGCATCGGGGCGTTGATTGCGCTCTACGAACGAGCGGTGGGGCTGTATGCCGAAGTGATCGACATCAACGCCTACCATCAGCCGGGCGTGGAGGCGGGTAAGAAGGCGGCGGCCCGGGTGCTGGAGGTGCAGTCGAAGGCTGTCGCACATCTGCAGAAGGTGCAGGAGTGGCAGACCGCCGAGCAGGTGGCCGCGGCGATCGGCGAGCCGGGACAGGTGGAGTGGGTCTACAAGATCCTGGAGCACCTGTCGGCGAATCCGGGGCGGGGCGTGAAGCGGACGTGGATGGTGTCGCCGGCGGAAGAGACGTTCAAGGTGGGGTAA